The following are from one region of the Microbacterium sp. cx-55 genome:
- a CDS encoding winged helix-turn-helix transcriptional regulator, with amino-acid sequence MTTRTAAVQKSAAKEAYDVFLSSCPSRQLFSTLTDKWLLLVLNALSGGAKRYSELNRLMAGVSPKMLTQTLRSMERDGLVTRSVEPTVPVTVTYQATDLGCSLFSVATQFKAWAETNFDSVSAARELYDSTGDSKRRDSGSPAVLSS; translated from the coding sequence ATGACCACACGCACCGCAGCCGTTCAAAAAAGCGCGGCGAAAGAGGCATACGACGTCTTCCTATCGAGCTGCCCGAGCAGACAACTCTTCTCGACGCTGACAGACAAGTGGCTTCTCCTCGTTCTGAATGCGTTGTCGGGGGGCGCCAAGAGGTACTCCGAACTCAACAGATTGATGGCGGGCGTCAGCCCCAAGATGCTCACGCAAACCCTTCGGAGCATGGAACGAGACGGCCTGGTCACTCGCTCCGTCGAGCCCACCGTCCCGGTCACGGTCACATATCAAGCGACCGATCTCGGGTGTTCTCTTTTCTCGGTGGCCACACAGTTCAAAGCATGGGCGGAGACCAACTTCGACTCCGTGAGTGCAGCGCGCGAACTCTACGATTCGACCGGGGACAGCAAGAGGAGAGACTCCGGCTCTCCCGCCGTGCTCTCGTCCTGA
- a CDS encoding NADP-dependent oxidoreductase — translation MRAAVVTVPGGPDSIRIVEVATPSPGPREVLVRVEAAGVNPVDAQTRAGFYHSLGWATKSPVGLGWDVSGVIEAVGPGVTRVSVGSLVAGMTGMVDRDLGTYADAVVLPENAVAVRPRELSAIDAATVPLSALTASQALDLAGAARGRSLLITGAAGSVGGFALVLAAERGFAVTGLARESDRVFVESTGATLITSLPGSPTYAAVLDAATIGETALASVEDAGIYIGVAPSAVPEAEREISVSAVGAHADSRVLGELLAGVTSGAYPARVHSVIPLSEAFRAHHQLETGGFRGKIIIVP, via the coding sequence ATGCGCGCAGCTGTTGTCACGGTTCCCGGCGGTCCGGATTCGATCAGGATCGTCGAGGTCGCCACCCCGTCGCCGGGTCCACGGGAGGTGCTCGTGCGCGTGGAAGCTGCGGGAGTCAACCCCGTCGATGCGCAGACTCGCGCGGGTTTCTATCACTCCCTGGGGTGGGCGACGAAGTCGCCCGTTGGGCTGGGCTGGGATGTCTCCGGAGTCATCGAAGCGGTCGGTCCGGGAGTGACGCGGGTGTCTGTGGGGTCGCTCGTTGCGGGTATGACGGGCATGGTCGATCGGGATCTGGGAACGTACGCCGACGCGGTCGTGCTTCCAGAGAACGCGGTGGCGGTACGCCCCCGTGAGCTCAGCGCGATCGACGCGGCAACCGTACCGTTGAGCGCCTTGACCGCGAGTCAGGCGCTCGATCTCGCTGGCGCTGCGCGCGGTCGGTCGTTGCTGATCACGGGGGCCGCAGGCTCGGTCGGAGGCTTCGCTCTGGTCCTGGCTGCAGAACGAGGCTTCGCGGTGACCGGTCTGGCGAGAGAGTCGGATCGCGTCTTCGTCGAATCCACCGGCGCGACTCTGATCACCTCGCTCCCCGGATCGCCGACCTACGCAGCGGTCCTAGATGCGGCGACGATCGGAGAGACCGCTCTCGCTTCGGTGGAAGACGCCGGGATCTACATCGGTGTGGCGCCCTCTGCCGTGCCTGAGGCAGAGCGTGAGATCTCGGTCTCCGCCGTGGGTGCTCATGCGGATAGCAGAGTGCTGGGTGAGCTTCTCGCGGGCGTGACCAGCGGTGCATACCCAGCGCGCGTGCACAGTGTCATCCCGCTCTCCGAGGCGTTTCGCGCCCACCATCAGCTGGAGACCGGAGGATTTCGAGGAAAGATCATCATCGTTCCGTGA
- a CDS encoding TetR/AcrR family transcriptional regulator — protein MSRHKEFNPADALEQAMLVFWDHGFEGSSTAELSTRMGIGKRSMYDTFGDKRQLYVAALRRYIDSTDAARDHAVSVATSLNEALSALLAPPPGNDAHPRGCFATAAAAATPADDAEIGAILDGHMARGRARIAAQICRFTATPKSRAVEIAHFAQDAATGLRVRARAGLTQPGDVTRLVTVVNTLATAA, from the coding sequence ATGTCTCGACACAAAGAGTTCAACCCGGCCGATGCGCTGGAACAGGCGATGTTGGTGTTCTGGGACCACGGGTTCGAGGGATCATCGACAGCCGAGCTGAGCACCCGCATGGGGATCGGCAAGCGCAGTATGTACGACACGTTTGGCGACAAACGCCAGCTCTACGTCGCGGCATTGCGCCGTTACATCGACTCCACTGACGCCGCGCGCGATCACGCCGTGTCCGTCGCTACCTCCCTGAATGAGGCGCTGAGCGCGCTGCTGGCACCGCCGCCCGGCAACGACGCTCACCCGCGAGGCTGCTTTGCGACCGCAGCCGCAGCCGCGACGCCGGCGGATGATGCGGAGATTGGCGCGATTCTCGACGGACATATGGCACGAGGACGGGCACGGATCGCGGCTCAGATCTGCCGATTCACCGCAACGCCGAAATCACGAGCGGTGGAGATTGCGCACTTTGCGCAAGACGCAGCCACGGGGCTTCGAGTTCGGGCTCGCGCCGGCCTCACTCAACCCGGCGACGTGACACGCCTGGTCACTGTCGTGAACACGCTCGCGACTGCCGCCTGA
- a CDS encoding DNA-directed RNA polymerase subunit alpha: protein MPLAQRPELTEERVSETRSHFVVGPLEPGFGYTIGNALRRTLLSSIPGAAVTSIHVVGVLHEFSTIPGVREDVTEIVMNIKQLVVSSEHDEPVRAYLRKTGFGPMTAADISSPAGIVVHNPELVIATLNDTATFEMEMTIERGRGYVSASQNRNDYAEAGQIPIDSIYSPVQKVAYRVEAIRAGDRTDFDRLILNVESKASISPRDALASAGRTLTELFGLVHDLNGEADGVSLGPTPDLTVMTEPSVLIEELDLTVRSFNCLKRDGIHTVAELVTRSEEQLMRIRNFGQRSVDEVKDKLANLGLSLREAVPAFQKARF from the coding sequence ATGCCCCTTGCACAGCGGCCCGAACTCACCGAGGAGCGGGTCTCCGAGACTCGGTCGCACTTCGTCGTCGGGCCGCTCGAGCCTGGCTTCGGTTACACGATCGGCAACGCGCTGCGCCGAACCTTGCTCTCCTCGATCCCGGGCGCGGCCGTCACCAGCATTCACGTCGTCGGGGTACTCCACGAGTTCAGCACCATCCCCGGCGTACGCGAGGACGTCACCGAGATCGTGATGAACATCAAGCAACTCGTCGTTTCCAGTGAGCATGACGAGCCGGTTCGGGCGTACCTGCGCAAGACCGGCTTCGGCCCGATGACCGCCGCGGACATCTCGTCTCCCGCGGGCATCGTCGTGCACAATCCCGAACTGGTCATCGCAACCCTCAACGACACCGCGACGTTCGAAATGGAGATGACCATCGAGCGCGGCCGCGGGTACGTCTCGGCATCACAGAACAGAAACGATTATGCCGAGGCCGGCCAGATTCCCATCGACTCGATCTACTCGCCGGTACAGAAAGTCGCGTACCGCGTGGAGGCGATTCGTGCGGGCGATCGAACGGACTTCGACAGACTCATCCTGAATGTCGAGTCCAAGGCGTCCATCTCTCCGCGCGACGCCCTGGCCTCGGCCGGCCGAACCCTCACCGAGCTGTTCGGCTTGGTGCACGATCTCAACGGCGAGGCTGACGGCGTCAGCCTCGGTCCGACGCCCGATCTGACGGTCATGACCGAGCCCTCCGTACTGATCGAAGAGCTCGATCTCACCGTCCGATCATTCAATTGCCTCAAACGAGACGGCATCCACACGGTCGCGGAACTGGTCACTCGGTCTGAGGAGCAGCTCATGAGGATCCGCAACTTCGGCCAGAGATCCGTCGATGAGGTGAAAGACAAGCTCGCGAATCTCGGGCTGTCACTCAGGGAAGCCGTTCCCGCGTTCCAGAAGGCGCGTTTCTAA
- the hxlA gene encoding 3-hexulose-6-phosphate synthase, with product MKLQFAMDTLTTEAALELAAAAAPHVDILELGTPLIKSAGLSAITAIKSAHPDKIVFADLKTMDAGELEADIAFAAGADLVTVLGAAGDSTIVGAVKAAKKHGKGVVVDLIGVADKPARAKEVVALGVEFVEMHAGLDEQAEEGFTFATLLSDGAASGVPFSVAGGINATTIASVQESGAQVAVAGGAIYGAPDVGAAAAELRAAIV from the coding sequence ATGAAGCTGCAATTCGCCATGGACACCCTCACTACCGAGGCCGCTCTCGAACTCGCTGCCGCCGCCGCGCCGCACGTCGACATCCTCGAGCTCGGAACGCCGCTCATCAAGAGCGCGGGCCTGTCGGCCATCACCGCGATCAAGTCCGCGCACCCCGACAAGATCGTCTTCGCCGACCTGAAGACCATGGATGCCGGCGAGCTCGAAGCCGACATCGCGTTCGCCGCCGGAGCCGACCTCGTCACCGTGCTGGGAGCTGCCGGCGACAGCACCATCGTGGGCGCCGTGAAGGCGGCCAAGAAGCACGGCAAGGGCGTCGTCGTCGACCTCATCGGCGTCGCTGACAAGCCCGCGCGCGCCAAGGAGGTCGTCGCGCTCGGCGTCGAGTTCGTCGAGATGCACGCGGGGCTCGACGAGCAGGCCGAAGAAGGTTTCACCTTCGCGACGCTGCTGAGCGACGGCGCCGCATCCGGCGTCCCGTTCTCCGTGGCCGGCGGAATCAACGCGACGACGATCGCCTCGGTGCAGGAATCGGGCGCGCAGGTCGCCGTCGCGGGCGGCGCGATCTACGGCGCTCCCGACGTCGGCGCCGCCGCGGCGGAGCTGCGCGCGGCCATCGTCTGA
- a CDS encoding oxidoreductase, with the protein MVLSSKRVALVTGASSGIGKSAASALVDAGFVVVGTSRRATGAAPASGVDLIELDVTNDASVETAVDDVITRHGRIDVLVNNAGFGSVGAAEETSIAQAQMVFDVNVFGVMRMVKAVLPHMRARGTGHIINVSSVQGFMPAPFMAVYGASKHAIEGYSQSLDHEVRQYGIRSILVEPAYTKTAFEASSTRPDALLPAYTEQRDTFARVMAKAIEAGDEPAVVAEVIVKAAINPTPKLRYTAGRLAGSASMLTRFAPVGTFDKQIRKMNQLPR; encoded by the coding sequence GTGGTTCTCTCCAGCAAACGTGTCGCGCTCGTCACAGGAGCATCGTCTGGTATCGGTAAGTCAGCGGCGTCCGCTCTGGTCGACGCCGGATTCGTCGTCGTCGGCACCAGCCGCCGCGCGACGGGCGCCGCACCCGCATCCGGCGTCGACCTGATCGAACTCGATGTCACCAACGACGCGTCCGTCGAGACAGCCGTGGATGACGTCATCACCCGGCACGGCCGCATCGACGTGCTGGTCAACAACGCCGGCTTCGGTTCGGTGGGAGCCGCCGAAGAAACCTCCATCGCGCAGGCCCAGATGGTTTTCGACGTCAACGTATTCGGCGTCATGCGGATGGTGAAAGCCGTACTGCCCCACATGCGAGCACGCGGCACGGGCCACATCATCAACGTCTCGTCGGTCCAAGGATTCATGCCCGCACCCTTCATGGCCGTCTACGGCGCATCCAAGCACGCCATCGAGGGTTACTCGCAGTCACTGGACCATGAGGTCCGGCAATACGGAATCCGTTCGATCCTCGTGGAGCCCGCGTACACGAAGACCGCTTTCGAGGCCAGCAGCACGCGTCCGGACGCGCTGCTCCCCGCGTACACGGAACAGCGCGACACGTTTGCGCGCGTGATGGCAAAAGCGATTGAAGCGGGTGACGAGCCCGCTGTCGTCGCCGAAGTCATCGTGAAGGCTGCGATCAACCCGACGCCCAAGCTTCGCTACACCGCCGGCCGTCTCGCCGGCAGCGCCAGCATGCTGACTCGCTTCGCCCCTGTCGGCACGTTCGACAAGCAGATCCGAAAGATGAATCAACTCCCCCGCTGA
- a CDS encoding ABC transporter ATP-binding protein produces the protein MSESFTAPTSRLSAEAISLSYDRTEIVHDLSVSVPPGGFTVIIGPNACGKSTLLRGLSRLLAPSSGRVVLDGQAIGSYPAKEVARRLGLLPQSASAPDGITVADLVARGRYPHQNLVRQWSEADERAVTGALAATGTSDLASRPVDALSGGQRQRVWVAMVLAQETDLLLLDEPTTFLDVAHQVELMELFAALNAEGRTLVAVLHDLNHAARYATHIIAMRDGRIVAEGPPEEVITSERVHEVFGLANVVIRDPVTGGPLVVPLRGSAPTRVRS, from the coding sequence GTGTCTGAATCCTTCACCGCACCGACCTCGCGCCTGTCGGCCGAGGCGATCAGCCTGTCGTACGACCGCACCGAGATCGTTCACGACCTGTCGGTGTCGGTGCCGCCGGGCGGCTTCACGGTCATCATCGGGCCGAACGCATGCGGAAAGTCGACGCTCCTGCGCGGTCTCTCGCGGTTGCTCGCCCCGTCGAGCGGTCGCGTCGTCCTCGACGGCCAGGCGATCGGTTCGTATCCGGCCAAAGAGGTCGCCCGCCGGCTCGGTCTGCTTCCGCAGAGCGCGTCGGCGCCGGACGGCATCACGGTCGCCGACCTCGTCGCCCGCGGCCGGTACCCGCACCAGAACCTGGTGCGGCAGTGGTCGGAGGCCGACGAGCGCGCCGTGACAGGAGCGTTGGCGGCGACCGGCACCTCCGACCTCGCATCGCGGCCCGTCGATGCGCTCTCCGGCGGGCAACGGCAACGCGTGTGGGTGGCGATGGTGCTCGCGCAGGAGACGGACCTGCTGCTGCTCGACGAACCGACCACGTTCCTCGACGTCGCCCACCAGGTCGAACTCATGGAACTGTTCGCCGCGCTGAACGCGGAGGGGCGCACGCTGGTCGCCGTGCTGCATGACCTCAACCACGCGGCCCGGTACGCGACGCACATCATCGCCATGCGCGACGGTCGTATCGTCGCCGAGGGGCCGCCGGAAGAGGTCATCACGAGCGAGCGCGTGCACGAGGTGTTCGGGCTGGCGAACGTGGTGATCCGCGACCCCGTCACGGGCGGCCCGCTCGTGGTGCCGCTGCGGGGGTCGGCGCCTACCCGGGTCCGCTCATGA
- a CDS encoding helix-turn-helix transcriptional regulator, with protein MDEQEALRSATARREQVAQARAVTDHADEHAVTLESMLAILRSDRLDDRAARTMAIDVAASALVGLRMVTDQQRSSVLEPVVGAFARLRNDLRPLVRFGDLDVQFVEPPVTGRALPGEVAHAARVIVRNAVLAFVDAGESRRVRIQWDCDGLNLLIGIRDDGKGELTAHDDSLRPIAERVSALDGELAVSSTTGWGSSLEIRLPLDPPADPEPLVGAVSLSAREREVLRLVASGARNRDIAKHLGISDNTVKFHVSNLLRKAGARTRAELAGLALAR; from the coding sequence ATGGATGAACAGGAGGCGCTCCGCTCGGCGACCGCTCGACGCGAGCAGGTCGCGCAGGCGCGCGCGGTGACCGATCATGCCGACGAGCACGCCGTGACCCTCGAGTCGATGCTCGCGATTCTGCGCTCCGACCGCCTCGACGACCGCGCCGCCCGCACGATGGCGATCGATGTGGCGGCGAGCGCGTTGGTCGGTCTTCGGATGGTGACGGACCAGCAGCGCAGCAGCGTGCTCGAGCCGGTCGTCGGTGCTTTTGCGCGGCTTCGCAACGATCTGCGGCCCCTCGTGCGTTTCGGCGATCTCGATGTGCAGTTCGTCGAGCCGCCCGTCACGGGGCGCGCTCTTCCCGGCGAGGTGGCGCACGCGGCCCGCGTGATCGTGCGGAACGCGGTGCTCGCGTTCGTCGATGCGGGCGAGTCGCGCCGGGTGCGCATCCAGTGGGATTGCGACGGCCTGAACTTGTTGATCGGCATCCGCGACGACGGAAAGGGCGAGCTCACCGCGCACGACGATTCGCTGCGTCCGATCGCCGAGCGGGTCTCCGCGCTCGATGGCGAACTGGCGGTCTCGTCGACGACCGGATGGGGGTCATCGCTCGAGATCCGGTTGCCGCTCGATCCGCCGGCCGATCCCGAGCCGCTCGTGGGCGCGGTCTCTCTGTCTGCCCGCGAACGCGAGGTGCTTCGCCTCGTGGCGTCGGGAGCCCGCAATCGTGACATCGCGAAGCACCTCGGCATCAGCGACAACACCGTGAAGTTCCACGTCTCGAACCTGCTCCGGAAGGCCGGCGCGCGCACCCGCGCCGAGCTCGCCGGCCTCGCTCTCGCCCGGTAG
- a CDS encoding FecCD family ABC transporter permease, translating into MTAPAASGVGYRRVLLRIGPLRMPVRARSIVVGLAAVAALCVLGVLALGLGTYPLTPPEVIRALTGGGGAMDRTVVLDWRLPRALAAITVGILLGIAGALFQTVTRNPLASPDVLGLSNGAFTGMLLALVFVSSSGSALIAGSLLGGFVTAALIWLLSARGGMQGFRLIVVGIGVSAMLASLNTWMLLQIELETAMFASAWGTGSLNGVTAGPLLGALLCALPFVVAAIMLVPRLRQLELGDDMAASTGVRPSAIRAASLLIGVVLVAAATTVAGPVAFVALAAPQVARLIARTPHLSLVLSGLFGGVLLLGADLIAQHVLPTALPVGVVTVSVGGAYLVLMIIWEIRRRV; encoded by the coding sequence ATGACCGCGCCCGCCGCATCCGGAGTCGGTTACCGACGCGTGCTGCTGCGCATTGGTCCGCTGCGGATGCCGGTGCGCGCGCGCAGCATCGTCGTCGGGCTCGCAGCCGTCGCGGCGTTGTGCGTGCTCGGCGTTCTCGCGCTCGGGCTCGGCACCTATCCGCTCACGCCGCCGGAGGTGATCCGCGCGCTCACCGGCGGAGGCGGGGCGATGGACCGGACGGTCGTGCTCGACTGGCGGCTGCCGCGGGCTCTCGCCGCGATCACCGTCGGCATCCTCCTCGGCATCGCGGGGGCGCTCTTCCAGACCGTGACCCGCAATCCGCTCGCCAGTCCCGACGTCCTGGGTCTCTCCAACGGCGCCTTCACGGGGATGCTGCTCGCGCTGGTGTTCGTCTCGAGCAGCGGGAGCGCCCTCATCGCGGGGTCGCTGCTCGGGGGCTTCGTGACCGCGGCGCTCATCTGGCTGCTCTCCGCGCGGGGCGGGATGCAGGGCTTCCGTCTCATCGTCGTCGGCATCGGTGTCTCCGCGATGCTCGCGTCGCTGAACACGTGGATGCTGCTGCAGATCGAGCTCGAGACCGCGATGTTCGCGTCCGCCTGGGGAACGGGGTCGCTGAACGGCGTCACCGCGGGTCCGCTTCTCGGCGCGCTCCTGTGCGCTCTTCCGTTCGTCGTGGCCGCGATCATGCTCGTGCCTCGCCTTCGGCAGCTCGAACTCGGCGACGACATGGCCGCGTCGACGGGTGTGCGGCCGTCGGCGATCCGCGCCGCGTCGCTGCTCATCGGCGTCGTCCTCGTCGCTGCGGCGACCACGGTCGCCGGTCCGGTCGCGTTCGTCGCGCTCGCGGCCCCGCAGGTCGCACGGCTCATCGCTCGCACGCCGCATCTCTCGCTCGTGCTGTCGGGCCTGTTCGGCGGGGTGCTGCTGCTCGGCGCAGACCTCATCGCGCAGCACGTGCTGCCCACCGCTCTGCCCGTCGGCGTCGTCACCGTGTCGGTCGGCGGCGCCTACCTCGTCCTCATGATCATCTGGGAGATCCGCCGCCGTGTCTGA
- a CDS encoding TetR/AcrR family transcriptional regulator — protein MRYGSSQKESTRARIVGKAGERFKTDGIVASGVSTLMADAGLTNGAFYVHFASKEDLVTAAVVDQLRAEKDRFSSVTDDSSAFERIVREYLSPGHRDDPAHGCPTATLVAEIGRSAGETRSAYTRGVLDSLGPLAANIGDEDQDGRAAALAILGAMSGTLQIARAVSDPDLSDAILIQGIRNVLSLMP, from the coding sequence ATGCGGTACGGAAGCAGTCAGAAGGAGTCCACTCGCGCTCGGATCGTCGGCAAAGCGGGGGAGCGGTTCAAGACCGACGGGATCGTCGCGTCCGGCGTGTCGACGCTGATGGCCGATGCGGGGCTGACGAACGGTGCGTTCTATGTGCACTTCGCCTCGAAGGAAGACCTCGTGACTGCCGCGGTCGTCGACCAGCTTCGCGCCGAGAAAGACCGCTTCTCGAGCGTCACCGACGACTCTTCGGCGTTCGAGCGCATTGTTCGCGAGTACCTGTCGCCCGGGCACAGGGACGACCCCGCGCATGGATGCCCCACCGCGACTCTCGTTGCGGAGATCGGCCGCAGTGCCGGCGAAACGCGAAGTGCCTACACGCGCGGAGTGCTCGATAGCCTCGGACCGCTTGCCGCCAACATCGGCGACGAGGACCAAGATGGCCGAGCGGCCGCCCTGGCTATCTTGGGAGCGATGTCGGGCACGCTCCAGATTGCGCGTGCGGTCAGCGACCCCGACCTTTCCGACGCGATCTTGATCCAAGGAATCCGGAATGTTCTTTCTCTGATGCCGTGA
- the hxlB gene encoding 6-phospho-3-hexuloisomerase, whose translation MDVLEAGVGYSLTRIRNELDAVIDELVHRDPLALARTADLISAAPRVFVFGAGRSGLALRMTAMRFMHLGLDAHVVGEVTAPAIGKDDLLLVASGSGTTGGIVGAASTAIDAGARVAAITTAPHSPLAGLAAATIIVPAADKLDRSGTASAQYAGSLFEQTVMILGDALFHALWQRSGQTADELWPRHANIE comes from the coding sequence ATGGACGTACTGGAAGCCGGCGTCGGGTACTCGCTCACCCGCATCCGAAACGAATTGGATGCGGTCATCGATGAGCTCGTGCACCGCGACCCGCTCGCCCTGGCCCGCACAGCCGACCTCATCTCCGCCGCGCCGCGGGTCTTCGTCTTCGGTGCCGGCCGATCGGGCCTCGCCCTGCGGATGACCGCCATGCGTTTCATGCACCTCGGACTCGACGCCCACGTCGTCGGCGAAGTGACCGCGCCCGCCATCGGGAAGGATGACCTCCTCCTCGTCGCCAGTGGCTCCGGCACGACCGGCGGCATCGTGGGCGCCGCATCCACCGCGATCGACGCCGGTGCCCGCGTCGCCGCCATCACCACGGCGCCGCACTCGCCGCTCGCCGGCCTCGCCGCCGCGACCATCATCGTGCCGGCCGCCGACAAGCTCGACCGCTCGGGCACCGCATCCGCCCAGTACGCCGGCTCGCTTTTCGAACAGACGGTCATGATCCTCGGCGATGCGCTCTTCCACGCGCTCTGGCAGCGCAGCGGACAGACCGCCGACGAGCTCTGGCCGCGCCACGCGAACATCGAATAG
- a CDS encoding siderophore-interacting protein, producing the protein MDHPWAYSAFPVEVRARVMLSPRFVRVTLAGESLRHFAAWGRDQRIKLVLPLPGGRFADFGLLDEPTPHPSDWYARWRALPEDERNVLRTYTPAAIRPDEGEIDVDFFLHEPAGPASAWAAAAVPGDRVVINGPDSRMGWTGYGLHWQPGDARRFLLIADETAFPAVRGILDSLPVDADADVILECADPADDVVSAGVPAHVRLRLLHHGSPSVDAAVREWGAEHGATAREDDGFYAWIAGEAGATTAVRRYLVSEVGIAKERVSFLGYWKRGGPLIG; encoded by the coding sequence GTGGATCACCCCTGGGCCTACAGTGCGTTCCCGGTCGAGGTGCGTGCGCGCGTGATGCTCAGCCCGCGCTTCGTGCGGGTGACGCTGGCGGGCGAGAGCCTCCGTCATTTCGCCGCCTGGGGCCGGGATCAGCGCATCAAGCTCGTGCTGCCGCTGCCCGGTGGCCGCTTCGCCGATTTCGGTCTGCTCGACGAGCCGACTCCGCATCCGTCCGACTGGTACGCCCGGTGGCGGGCTCTGCCGGAAGACGAGCGGAACGTGCTGCGGACGTACACGCCGGCCGCGATCCGGCCCGACGAGGGCGAGATCGATGTGGATTTCTTCCTGCACGAGCCGGCGGGGCCAGCATCCGCGTGGGCTGCGGCGGCCGTTCCGGGTGATCGCGTCGTCATCAACGGCCCGGACTCGCGGATGGGATGGACCGGATACGGCCTGCACTGGCAGCCCGGCGACGCCCGCCGGTTTCTGCTGATCGCCGACGAGACGGCCTTCCCCGCGGTGCGCGGCATCCTGGATTCGTTGCCGGTGGATGCGGATGCAGACGTGATCCTCGAGTGCGCGGATCCCGCCGACGACGTGGTGTCGGCCGGCGTCCCCGCGCACGTCCGGCTGCGGCTCCTGCACCACGGATCACCGTCGGTGGACGCGGCCGTGCGGGAATGGGGTGCGGAGCACGGTGCGACCGCCCGTGAAGATGACGGCTTCTACGCCTGGATCGCCGGGGAGGCGGGGGCGACGACGGCCGTCCGACGGTACCTGGTCAGCGAGGTCGGCATCGCGAAGGAGCGCGTGTCGTTCCTCGGCTACTGGAAGCGCGGCGGCCCGCTCATCGGGTAG
- a CDS encoding iron chelate uptake ABC transporter family permease subunit produces the protein MTATRADGRARVTDGRARVTQGRVRAVGGTWILLAVLSLAVALSLAVGANPLSLDAVWRTLRGEGSPETDYVVFDLRVPRTLAGLVAGSALGVAGALIQAFTRNPLADPGILGVNAGAALAVALGVSFLGLRDVSQFVWLAFLGALIVTVAVYLIGSSGRGSADPLRLTLAGVALGAVLSGITTGLALSDPDAFDSMRSWNAGSLLGRGFDVIVPVVPFVVAGLVLAMVLAPGLNAVGLGEDVARAQGANIVGIRIGVIVAVTLLAGAATALAGPISFLGLMVPHVIRWTFGVDQRLILPLSAVLAPVVLLLADVLGRIIIAPAEVPVGIVAAFVGAPVLILLARRRRVSAL, from the coding sequence CGTCACCGACGGCCGAGCGCGCGTCACGCAGGGCAGAGTGCGCGCGGTCGGGGGGACGTGGATCCTCCTGGCCGTGCTCTCGCTCGCCGTCGCGCTCTCGCTCGCGGTCGGCGCCAATCCGCTGTCGCTGGATGCGGTGTGGAGAACGCTGCGGGGTGAGGGCAGTCCGGAGACCGACTACGTCGTGTTCGATCTGCGCGTCCCGCGCACGCTGGCGGGTCTGGTCGCCGGCTCCGCCCTCGGGGTCGCCGGTGCCCTCATCCAGGCATTCACACGCAACCCGCTCGCCGACCCCGGCATCCTCGGCGTGAATGCGGGGGCCGCACTCGCGGTCGCTCTCGGCGTGAGCTTCCTGGGCCTCCGGGATGTGTCGCAGTTCGTGTGGCTCGCGTTCCTCGGCGCGCTCATCGTGACCGTCGCGGTTTATCTCATCGGATCGTCCGGGCGGGGCTCGGCCGATCCCCTGCGGTTGACGCTCGCCGGTGTCGCGCTCGGCGCCGTCCTCTCGGGCATCACGACGGGACTGGCGCTCAGCGACCCGGATGCGTTCGATTCGATGCGTAGCTGGAACGCCGGATCCCTTCTCGGACGCGGGTTCGACGTCATCGTCCCGGTGGTTCCGTTCGTCGTCGCGGGATTGGTTCTCGCGATGGTTCTCGCGCCGGGGTTGAACGCGGTCGGGCTCGGCGAGGACGTCGCCCGGGCGCAGGGGGCGAACATCGTCGGCATCCGGATCGGTGTCATCGTCGCGGTCACGCTCCTCGCGGGCGCCGCCACGGCGCTCGCCGGCCCGATCTCGTTCCTCGGACTGATGGTGCCGCACGTGATCCGGTGGACGTTCGGAGTCGATCAGCGGCTGATCCTGCCGCTGTCCGCCGTGCTGGCACCCGTCGTCCTTCTGCTCGCCGACGTGCTCGGCCGCATCATCATCGCTCCGGCCGAGGTGCCGGTGGGGATCGTGGCGGCGTTCGTCGGCGCGCCGGTGCTGATCCTCCTCGCCCGTCGTCGCCGCGTGAGTGCGCTATGA